The proteins below come from a single Marinifilum sp. JC120 genomic window:
- a CDS encoding DUF1398 domain-containing protein — translation QQYRENLAKAGVFRWVTNIHEHKRYYYTFDNSLLFTESIQNTTQIFPR, via the coding sequence CAGCAATACAGGGAAAATCTTGCTAAAGCAGGAGTTTTCCGATGGGTTACAAATATCCATGAACATAAAAGATATTACTATACCTTTGATAATTCATTACTATTTACTGAGAGCATTCAGAACACTACACAAATCTTTCCACGCTAA